A portion of the Poecile atricapillus isolate bPoeAtr1 chromosome 7, bPoeAtr1.hap1, whole genome shotgun sequence genome contains these proteins:
- the ALG14 gene encoding UDP-N-acetylglucosamine transferase subunit ALG14 homolog: MEELPVVVLLLLLLSLLLVPLVLLDRRRRGRQTPPFSLLVVAGSGGHTTEILRLLSCLSESYSPRHYVLADSDKMSEAKIRSFEQKRAETFSESQFSLDRIPRSREVRQSWMSSVVTTLYSVLYSLPLTYKRKPDLILCNGPGTCVPVCLSAFLLGLLRIKRTIIVYVESICRVETLSLSGKILYYFSDYFIVQWPDLKKKYPKSVYLGRIV, translated from the exons ATGGAGGAGCTGCCCGTCGTcgtcctcctgctcctcctcctctccttaCTGCTTGTCCCGCTGGTGCTTCTAGACAGAAGACGCCGCGGTCGGCAGACGCCTCCGTTCAGTCTTCTGGTGGTGGCGGGCTCCG gTGGGCACACAACAGAAATCCTGAGGTTACTTAGCTGTTTGTCAGAGTCATACTCTCCTAGACATTATGTTTTGGCAGACTCAGATAAGATGAGTGAAGCTAAAATACGTTCTTTTGAACAAAAAAGGGCTGAAACATTCTCCGAGTCCCAG TTCAGCCTTGATCGCATTCCCAGAAGCCGGGAGGTTAGACAGTCTTGGATGTCCTCTGTGGTAACAACACTGTACTCCGTACTGTACTCTCTTCCTCTGACCTACAAACGGAAACCAGATTTG ATACTGTGCAATGGACCAGGAACGTGTGTTCCTGTCTGTttatctgcttttcttcttggcCTTCTTCGGATAAAGAGAACAATCATCGTGTATGTAGAGAGCATCTGCCGTGTGGAAACTTTATCCCTGTCAGGAAAGATTCTTTACTACTTTTCAGATTATTTCATTGTTCAGTGGCCTgatctaaagaaaaaatatcccaaGTCAGTATATCTTGGTCGAATAGTGTAA